A section of the Euzebya rosea genome encodes:
- a CDS encoding aspartate-semialdehyde dehydrogenase — protein sequence MGRRVAIAGATGAVGQDLRRLLDRRDFPLEDLVLLASERSAGTVIRWRDREITVKNLADADAFDGVDLALFSAGGGRSLEHAPRAVEAGAIVVDNSSAFRMDPDVPLVVTEVNGDELSVRPTKGIVANPNCTTMAAMLPLKALHDAFGLVSMVATSYQAAGGAGQSGIDELQAQVPVLAEHFDLLRTDGAAAAKLVEPNVFAAPLAFNVVPVLGTVQDNGYTDEELKLLNESRKILGLPDLEVAPTCVRVPVVAGHSLQIRATFGQSVTREAALKALDGFPGLVVADMPTPLEYAGRDEVAVGRVRADLHDSHSLNFWCVGDNLLKGAALNTVQIGEELVARGHV from the coding sequence ATGGGTCGCAGAGTCGCCATCGCTGGAGCTACGGGAGCGGTCGGTCAGGACCTCCGTCGCCTCCTGGACCGCCGGGACTTCCCGCTGGAGGACCTCGTCCTGCTGGCCTCCGAGCGGTCCGCCGGCACGGTCATCCGCTGGCGGGACCGCGAGATCACGGTCAAGAACCTTGCCGACGCCGATGCCTTCGACGGCGTCGACCTCGCGCTGTTCTCCGCCGGTGGAGGGCGGTCGCTGGAGCACGCGCCCCGCGCGGTCGAGGCCGGCGCCATCGTCGTGGACAACTCCTCGGCGTTCCGCATGGACCCCGACGTGCCGCTGGTCGTCACCGAGGTCAACGGGGACGAGCTGTCGGTGCGGCCGACCAAGGGCATCGTCGCCAACCCCAACTGCACGACCATGGCGGCGATGCTGCCGCTGAAGGCCCTGCACGATGCGTTCGGCCTGGTGTCGATGGTGGCCACGAGCTACCAGGCGGCCGGTGGGGCCGGACAGAGCGGCATCGACGAGCTGCAGGCCCAGGTGCCGGTGCTGGCCGAGCACTTCGACCTGCTGCGCACCGACGGCGCTGCCGCGGCGAAGCTGGTCGAGCCGAACGTGTTCGCCGCCCCGCTTGCCTTCAACGTCGTCCCGGTGCTGGGCACGGTGCAGGACAACGGCTACACCGACGAGGAGCTCAAGCTGCTCAACGAGTCGAGGAAGATCCTCGGCCTTCCCGACCTGGAGGTCGCGCCGACCTGCGTGCGGGTGCCGGTCGTGGCGGGCCACTCCCTGCAGATCCGTGCGACGTTCGGCCAGTCCGTCACCCGCGAGGCCGCGCTGAAGGCCCTCGACGGATTCCCGGGCCTGGTCGTCGCCGACATGCCCACGCCGCTGGAGTACGCCGGTCGGGACGAGGTCGCCGTCGGCCGCGTCCGTGCGGACCTGCACGACAGCCACTCCCTCAACTTCTGGTGTGTCGGCGACAACCTCCTGAAGGGCGCCGCCCTCAACACCGTCCAGATCGGCGAGGAGCTCGTCGCCCGCGGGCACGTGTAG
- a CDS encoding phosphotransferase family protein, protein MSDAHGVPLDVDALEGWLAGRAEVTPPLTATQISGGRSNLTYRVADAGGRTFVVRRPPLGDLLPGAHDMSREARVMSALADSDVPVPEVIGFEGDESIIGGTFYVMRHVDGLILRTTEDGASIDEAARATATRSLAGTMAALHRIDPYELGLVKPGKGDSYLARQLHVWKRQMDAQKGRELPVADAVHDRLTAAIPEQRATAIVHGDYRLDNVIIHPDGTVAAVLDWELWTAGDPLADLAITLVYWGDDSVPDALIGRPTGHPGYGTGEDFVRAYVDAGGLDVPDGVLPYYMAFATWRLAAILEGVYQRNRAGAYGDADDGWRLFEEKVTDLFDMAAGYADEAGI, encoded by the coding sequence ATGAGCGATGCACACGGAGTCCCGCTGGATGTCGACGCCCTCGAGGGCTGGCTGGCCGGCCGGGCGGAGGTGACCCCTCCGCTGACCGCGACGCAGATCTCCGGTGGCCGCTCGAACCTGACCTACCGCGTGGCGGACGCCGGGGGCCGCACGTTCGTGGTCCGCCGGCCGCCGCTGGGAGACCTCCTGCCAGGCGCCCACGACATGTCACGTGAGGCCCGGGTCATGAGCGCGCTGGCCGACAGCGACGTCCCCGTCCCCGAGGTCATCGGATTCGAGGGCGACGAGTCGATCATCGGCGGCACGTTCTACGTCATGCGCCACGTCGACGGGCTGATCCTGCGGACCACCGAGGACGGGGCGTCCATCGACGAGGCGGCCCGTGCGACGGCGACCCGCTCCCTGGCCGGCACCATGGCCGCGCTGCACCGGATCGACCCCTACGAGCTGGGGCTGGTCAAGCCGGGGAAGGGCGACAGCTACCTGGCCCGCCAGCTGCACGTGTGGAAGCGGCAGATGGACGCCCAGAAGGGCCGTGAGCTGCCGGTGGCCGACGCGGTTCACGACCGGTTGACCGCGGCGATCCCCGAGCAGCGGGCCACCGCGATCGTCCACGGCGACTACCGGCTGGACAACGTCATCATCCACCCCGACGGCACCGTCGCCGCCGTGCTCGACTGGGAGCTGTGGACCGCCGGTGACCCCCTCGCCGACCTCGCCATCACGCTCGTCTACTGGGGCGACGACAGCGTGCCCGACGCGTTGATCGGCCGTCCCACCGGCCACCCCGGGTACGGCACCGGTGAGGACTTCGTCCGGGCCTACGTCGACGCCGGCGGGCTGGACGTCCCCGACGGGGTCCTGCCCTACTACATGGCGTTCGCCACCTGGCGCCTGGCTGCGATCCTCGAGGGCGTCTACCAGCGCAACCGGGCGGGTGCCTACGGCGACGCCGACGACGGCTGGCGCCTGTTCGAGGAGAAGGTGACCGACCTGTTCGACATGGCCGCGGGGTACGCCGACGAGGCCGGGATCTGA
- a CDS encoding VOC family protein, whose protein sequence is MPLTQAVLDHVAIAVEDVDAAVSHWLDRGAVPVGGGVAPAFRSEQVRLGNGAKLELIGRTSGEPSFIDGYLERFGPGRVHHVTIKVGTSLAQAIDELEAEGIQTVDRNESYPHWHEAFVRPSVVGGMIVQIAWASGTDADFAERSGRPAPQPPDPAAPHLLALRMTHTDPAAVRPLWAALGATVDDREDGGFEVRWPSSPMVVRVAPGERSGPVGLVVPDLAPGERTDVAPVLLGV, encoded by the coding sequence ATGCCGCTGACCCAAGCCGTACTCGATCACGTTGCCATCGCCGTGGAGGACGTGGATGCCGCCGTGTCCCACTGGCTCGACCGCGGGGCCGTGCCCGTCGGCGGGGGTGTGGCCCCCGCGTTCCGCAGCGAGCAGGTCCGCCTGGGCAACGGCGCCAAGCTGGAGCTGATCGGCCGGACCTCGGGCGAGCCGTCCTTCATCGACGGCTACCTGGAACGGTTCGGCCCCGGTCGCGTCCACCACGTCACCATCAAGGTGGGCACGTCGTTGGCCCAGGCGATCGACGAGCTCGAGGCGGAGGGCATCCAGACCGTGGACCGCAACGAGTCCTACCCCCACTGGCACGAGGCGTTCGTCCGCCCGTCCGTCGTCGGCGGGATGATCGTGCAGATCGCCTGGGCCTCCGGCACCGACGCCGACTTCGCCGAGCGCAGCGGCAGGCCCGCACCGCAGCCACCCGATCCCGCCGCCCCGCACCTGCTGGCGCTGCGGATGACCCACACCGACCCCGCCGCCGTCCGGCCGCTGTGGGCTGCCCTCGGGGCCACGGTGGACGACCGGGAGGACGGTGGGTTCGAGGTCCGCTGGCCGAGCTCGCCGATGGTCGTCCGGGTTGCCCCGGGCGAGCGGTCTGGGCCGGTCGGGCTCGTCGTGCCGGACCTGGCCCCCGGCGAGCGGACCGACGTCGCCCCCGTCCTGCTCGGGGTCTGA
- a CDS encoding AMP-dependent synthetase/ligase yields MSLQISTLAQLLHARADASPSGVAIRTKVNGSWQDRTWVQVRDRADRIAAGLLTAMDLEDNDVVGLLGQTSEAWVTCDFAALSIGLQTVPIYASLHPEEVGYAHVDTGIKLVIVDDAAQLEKIRTMRKGFTFFETDYSADQLVLQHVVVIDPTGIDPADDWESLADLEARGKEKLDEQREEMTRRREAATPDQTATYTYTSGTTGPPKAVIQTHDNHLAMARAAEKSALLDDDMRAGGLFLFLPLAHSFGRLIQFSAPYMNLPLIISAVATLADDARETRPGFFPAAPRVYEKMKSKIETTVAGSPPARQKIFGWALGVGRQTVPFRTQGKELPLLLKLQYAVADKVVLSKLRALLGMDRSKALLSGSAPLDAEVHTFFLALGLDLIEAYGLTETCPGLTSNLPGDMKVGTVGKALPGVELRIANDREILAKGPNITQGYLNRPDATGDAFDDEGWFHTGDEGSIDADGFLKITGRKKELIKTSGGKYVAPAKIEGSLKLLPIIQEAVVIGDTKNYCTALISIDPEELEEWAKQQGIAPSQDAPEVAKAIDAHVAKVNGDLASFETIKYWSLVPEPLSVDNGFLTASLKVKRNVVHDAYADLIEDMYDGKKK; encoded by the coding sequence ATGAGCCTCCAGATCTCCACCCTCGCCCAGCTGCTTCATGCCCGGGCCGATGCTTCACCAAGCGGTGTCGCCATCCGGACCAAGGTCAACGGCAGCTGGCAGGACCGCACCTGGGTGCAGGTCCGTGACCGCGCCGACCGGATCGCCGCCGGCCTGCTGACCGCCATGGACCTGGAGGACAACGACGTCGTCGGCCTCCTCGGACAGACCAGCGAGGCGTGGGTGACCTGCGACTTCGCGGCGCTGTCCATCGGCCTGCAGACGGTGCCGATCTACGCCTCGCTGCACCCGGAGGAGGTCGGCTACGCCCACGTCGACACCGGCATCAAGCTGGTCATCGTCGACGACGCCGCCCAGCTGGAGAAGATCCGCACCATGCGGAAGGGCTTCACCTTCTTCGAGACCGACTACTCCGCCGACCAGCTGGTCCTGCAGCACGTCGTCGTCATCGACCCCACCGGCATCGACCCGGCGGACGACTGGGAGTCCCTCGCCGACCTCGAGGCCCGCGGCAAGGAGAAGCTGGACGAGCAGCGGGAGGAGATGACGCGTCGTCGCGAGGCGGCCACTCCCGACCAGACCGCCACCTACACCTACACCTCCGGGACCACCGGCCCGCCCAAGGCCGTCATCCAGACCCACGACAACCACCTCGCGATGGCCCGCGCGGCGGAGAAGTCGGCCCTCCTGGACGACGACATGCGCGCGGGCGGACTATTCCTCTTCCTGCCGCTGGCCCACTCCTTCGGTCGCCTGATCCAGTTCTCGGCGCCGTACATGAACCTGCCGCTGATCATCTCCGCCGTCGCGACGCTGGCCGACGACGCCCGCGAGACCCGCCCCGGCTTCTTCCCGGCCGCCCCGCGTGTCTACGAGAAGATGAAGTCCAAGATCGAGACGACCGTGGCCGGCTCGCCGCCCGCCCGTCAGAAGATCTTCGGCTGGGCCCTCGGCGTCGGCAGGCAGACCGTGCCGTTCCGGACCCAGGGCAAGGAGCTGCCCCTGCTGCTGAAGCTGCAGTACGCGGTCGCGGACAAGGTCGTGCTGTCCAAGCTGCGTGCGCTGCTCGGCATGGACCGCAGCAAGGCGCTGCTGTCGGGGTCCGCTCCGCTGGACGCCGAGGTGCACACCTTCTTCCTGGCGCTCGGCCTGGACCTCATCGAGGCGTACGGCCTGACCGAGACCTGCCCCGGCCTGACCTCCAACCTGCCCGGCGACATGAAGGTCGGGACGGTCGGCAAGGCGCTGCCGGGGGTCGAGCTGCGGATCGCCAACGACCGGGAGATCCTGGCCAAGGGCCCCAACATCACCCAGGGCTACCTGAACCGTCCCGACGCCACCGGCGACGCCTTCGACGACGAGGGTTGGTTCCACACCGGTGACGAGGGATCGATCGACGCCGACGGCTTCCTCAAGATCACCGGCCGCAAGAAGGAGCTCATCAAGACCTCCGGCGGCAAGTACGTCGCGCCGGCCAAGATCGAGGGGTCGCTGAAGCTGCTGCCGATCATCCAGGAAGCGGTCGTCATCGGCGACACCAAGAACTACTGCACCGCCCTGATCTCCATCGACCCCGAGGAGCTGGAGGAGTGGGCGAAGCAGCAGGGCATCGCGCCCAGCCAGGACGCTCCCGAGGTCGCCAAGGCCATCGACGCGCACGTCGCCAAGGTCAACGGTGACCTGGCGAGCTTCGAGACGATCAAGTACTGGAGCCTCGTCCCCGAGCCGCTCAGCGTCGACAACGGCTTCCTGACCGCGTCGCTGAAGGTCAAGCGCAACGTCGTCCACGACGCCTACGCCGACCTCATCGAGGACATGTACGACGGCAAGAAGAAGTAG
- the glyA gene encoding serine hydroxymethyltransferase — MEAVTPFDAAFVELTRAWKVRDDLRQQGNTDDAAIRAAWLELDRARQWIRKVTDPPMWRYEHAVDPRSWLPPSAADRVATISAEAHRLDVDGIARRLDALVQRDRDIHDREAVNLDPAANTMNPVAEAMMARGLGSRPSLGYPGAKYETGLEAIEEIEVLATNLVREVFGATFAEVRVPSGAIANLYAFMATASPGDAVIVPPPSVGGHVTHHEAGAAGLYGLEVHHAPVDPDTNSIDVDGLRTLAHRVRPALITIGGSLNLAHHPVEGIRRVADEVDARVLFDAAHLCGLIAGRAWPNPLLHGAHLMTMSTYKSLAGPPGGVVVTDDATLAERIEAIAHPGLTANFDAGKTAALAVTMLDWLVHGRQYAADMVTAAADLARGLEAQDLPVHRPAGQPTQVSHQLALDARELGGGTAAAHHLRRANLLTSAIGLPIPTIEGDANGLRMGTPEIVRWGISGAAIPQLAAFIGQAWRDDDPSRLAPKVARFRSEFRRIRYIRDR, encoded by the coding sequence ATGGAGGCTGTGACGCCCTTCGACGCCGCGTTCGTCGAGCTGACGCGCGCGTGGAAGGTGCGGGACGACCTCCGCCAGCAGGGCAACACCGACGACGCCGCAATCCGCGCGGCCTGGCTGGAGCTCGACCGGGCCCGCCAGTGGATCCGAAAGGTCACTGATCCGCCCATGTGGCGCTACGAACACGCCGTGGACCCGCGATCCTGGCTGCCGCCGTCGGCCGCCGACCGGGTGGCCACCATCTCCGCCGAGGCCCACCGGTTGGACGTCGACGGCATCGCTCGTCGACTGGACGCCCTGGTCCAGCGCGACCGGGACATCCACGACCGCGAGGCCGTCAACCTCGACCCGGCCGCCAACACCATGAACCCGGTGGCCGAGGCGATGATGGCCCGGGGGCTCGGCAGCCGTCCGTCCCTCGGCTACCCCGGGGCGAAGTACGAGACCGGGCTGGAGGCCATCGAGGAGATCGAGGTCCTCGCGACCAACCTCGTGCGCGAGGTCTTCGGCGCCACCTTCGCCGAGGTGCGGGTGCCCTCCGGCGCGATCGCCAACCTCTACGCCTTCATGGCCACGGCGTCGCCGGGCGATGCGGTGATCGTCCCGCCGCCCAGCGTCGGTGGTCACGTCACCCACCACGAGGCGGGTGCGGCCGGGCTCTACGGGCTGGAGGTCCACCACGCGCCGGTCGACCCGGACACCAACAGCATCGACGTCGACGGGCTGCGGACGCTCGCCCACCGCGTCCGACCGGCGCTGATCACCATCGGCGGCAGCCTCAACCTCGCCCACCATCCCGTGGAGGGGATCCGGCGCGTTGCCGACGAGGTGGACGCCAGGGTGCTGTTCGACGCGGCCCACCTGTGCGGCCTGATCGCCGGGCGGGCCTGGCCGAACCCGCTCCTCCACGGCGCGCACCTGATGACGATGAGCACCTACAAGAGCCTCGCCGGTCCGCCGGGTGGGGTGGTCGTCACCGACGACGCGACGCTGGCCGAGCGGATCGAGGCGATCGCCCACCCCGGCCTGACCGCCAACTTCGACGCGGGCAAGACCGCAGCGCTTGCCGTCACGATGCTGGACTGGCTCGTGCACGGCCGGCAGTACGCCGCCGACATGGTCACCGCCGCCGCCGACCTGGCCCGGGGCCTGGAGGCGCAGGACCTTCCAGTCCATCGTCCGGCGGGGCAGCCGACGCAGGTCAGCCACCAGCTGGCGCTCGATGCCCGCGAGCTCGGCGGTGGGACGGCCGCGGCCCACCACCTGCGACGCGCGAACCTGCTGACCAGCGCGATCGGCCTGCCGATCCCCACGATCGAGGGGGACGCCAACGGCCTGCGGATGGGGACCCCGGAGATCGTGCGGTGGGGGATCAGCGGTGCCGCGATCCCCCAGCTCGCGGCCTTCATCGGCCAGGCCTGGCGCGACGACGACCCCAGTCGACTGGCGCCGAAGGTCGCGCGATTCCGCTCGGAGTTCCGTCGTATCCGCTACATCCGTGACCGCTAG
- a CDS encoding RimK family alpha-L-glutamate ligase produces MKLGILSRSPNAYSTQRLKIAALERGHEAKVLNTVRFGIDLTGGEPDLQFRGRHLSDYDAILPRIGASITFFGLAVVRQFEQMDVYTPNTAAGIANSRDKLRSIQILSRHSIGIPRTMFVRDRKDVPSAIKAVGGAPVVIKLLEGTQGIGVILAPDNKVAEAVVETLQSTKQNVLIQQFISESRGKDVRALVVGDRVVAAMRRVAQGDEFRSNVHRGGRTELVDLDEEYERVAVQAAQIMGLRVAGVDMLESDHGPLVMEVNSSPGLEGIEGATGLDIAGAIVDYIASQVDFPELDVRQRLTVSTGYGVAELVVREGSPMVGKSITETDLRERDISVLTMNRGTKVIPNPRGNRVLEAEDRLLCFGRLDEMRDLVPARRRRRSQPKVQPLPDEPLHEVEDHSRDDNGNGDD; encoded by the coding sequence ATGAAGCTCGGCATCCTCTCCAGGTCCCCCAACGCCTACTCCACGCAGCGGCTGAAGATCGCTGCGCTCGAGCGCGGTCACGAGGCGAAGGTCCTCAACACCGTCCGCTTCGGCATCGACCTGACCGGGGGTGAACCGGACCTGCAGTTCCGCGGCCGGCACCTGTCGGACTACGACGCCATCCTCCCGAGGATCGGCGCGTCCATCACGTTCTTCGGCCTCGCGGTGGTGCGGCAGTTCGAGCAGATGGACGTCTACACGCCCAACACCGCGGCGGGTATCGCCAACTCGCGCGACAAGCTGCGCTCGATCCAGATCCTGTCGCGACACTCCATCGGCATCCCGCGGACGATGTTCGTCCGTGACCGCAAGGACGTCCCGTCGGCCATCAAGGCCGTCGGTGGCGCGCCCGTCGTCATCAAGCTGCTCGAGGGCACCCAGGGCATCGGCGTCATCCTCGCGCCCGACAACAAGGTGGCCGAAGCGGTCGTGGAGACGCTGCAGTCCACCAAGCAGAACGTGCTGATCCAGCAGTTCATCTCCGAGTCCCGCGGCAAGGACGTCCGCGCGCTGGTCGTGGGCGACCGGGTCGTGGCCGCCATGCGCCGCGTGGCGCAGGGCGACGAGTTCCGCTCCAACGTGCACCGCGGCGGCCGCACCGAGCTGGTCGACCTCGACGAGGAGTACGAGCGAGTGGCCGTCCAGGCCGCGCAGATCATGGGCCTGCGGGTCGCCGGCGTGGACATGCTGGAGTCCGACCACGGCCCGCTCGTGATGGAGGTCAACTCCTCACCCGGGCTGGAGGGCATCGAGGGGGCGACGGGCCTCGACATCGCCGGGGCGATCGTGGACTACATCGCCAGCCAGGTCGACTTCCCCGAGCTCGACGTCCGCCAGCGGCTGACGGTGTCCACCGGCTACGGGGTGGCCGAGCTGGTCGTGCGCGAGGGGTCCCCCATGGTCGGCAAGTCCATCACCGAGACCGACCTGCGCGAACGGGACATCTCGGTGCTGACGATGAACCGTGGCACCAAGGTCATCCCCAACCCGCGCGGCAACCGCGTGCTCGAGGCCGAGGACCGGCTGCTGTGCTTCGGCCGGCTCGACGAGATGCGCGACCTGGTCCCCGCTCGTCGCCGTCGACGCAGCCAGCCGAAGGTCCAGCCGCTGCCCGACGAGCCGCTGCACGAGGTCGAGGACCACTCCCGCGACGACAACGGCAACGGCGACGACTGA
- a CDS encoding S8 family serine peptidase — protein sequence MNRHLLPSLLACLLLLSLAAPAAAEDTGAPDDRGEDQPASLIIGVEGNLPAAVGALEAINGLEVVHVSPQGAFVAVEVDGLRALQLASTAVPGVAYVERDETRYSQAIPNDARYGEQYGPEMMGAEEAWGAVGYGDTSISVAVLDTGTRHGHQDLTPTSRFSATQVYTGNSSDNCGHGTHVAGTVGATTNNGVGVAGMSQAQMLTYKVLDATGGIFNIQCSGSTSSIAQAVYDATDDGADIISMSLGGGGYSQSFENAIDYAWNNGVLVVAASGNDGASNGVSYPAAYDNAIAVGALDSDKGKASYSNAGDELDVVAPGSSVLSTYNSSSSSYSSLSGTSMATPHVSGALALAWSCAPSGTTNADVRDAMEATAEDLGTPGWDRSYGHGLVRVDLMVDVLCDGDTGGGPTNTAPTAAFTTTTDELTVDVDGTASSDADGDALTHSWDFGDGTTATGATASHTYAADGTYTVTLTVDDGTDTDTTSATVTVEAADPGGDPDPSTPNLTSGQTVQVTLSGSGDEAFYKIAVPAGANSVTVTIDGPSCGLFGCAFDADLYTRDGARPTDSAYDCRPYQGGSDETCTDTSPTAGYLYVRVDAYSGSGTVDLTATVS from the coding sequence GTGAACCGACATCTCCTGCCCTCCCTCCTCGCCTGCCTGCTCCTCCTCTCCCTCGCCGCCCCAGCCGCTGCCGAGGACACCGGCGCCCCGGACGACCGTGGCGAGGACCAGCCCGCCAGCCTCATCATCGGCGTCGAGGGCAACCTGCCCGCCGCGGTCGGCGCCCTGGAGGCCATCAACGGCCTCGAGGTCGTGCACGTCTCGCCGCAGGGCGCGTTCGTGGCCGTCGAGGTCGACGGGCTGCGGGCCCTGCAGCTGGCCAGCACGGCCGTCCCCGGCGTCGCCTACGTCGAGCGGGACGAGACCCGGTACAGCCAGGCGATCCCCAACGACGCCCGGTACGGCGAGCAGTACGGGCCCGAGATGATGGGCGCGGAGGAGGCGTGGGGTGCCGTCGGGTACGGCGACACCTCCATCAGCGTGGCGGTGCTCGACACCGGCACCCGGCACGGCCACCAGGACCTGACGCCCACCAGCCGCTTCTCCGCCACGCAGGTCTACACCGGCAACAGCAGCGACAACTGCGGTCACGGCACCCACGTGGCCGGCACCGTCGGCGCGACCACCAACAACGGCGTCGGCGTGGCCGGCATGTCCCAGGCGCAGATGTTGACCTACAAGGTCCTCGACGCCACCGGCGGCATCTTCAACATCCAGTGCTCCGGCTCGACGTCCTCCATCGCCCAGGCCGTCTACGACGCCACCGACGACGGCGCCGACATCATCTCCATGTCCCTCGGCGGCGGCGGGTACTCCCAGTCCTTCGAGAACGCCATCGACTACGCGTGGAACAACGGCGTGCTCGTCGTCGCCGCATCCGGCAACGACGGCGCCAGCAACGGGGTCTCCTACCCGGCGGCCTACGACAACGCGATCGCCGTCGGCGCGCTGGACTCCGACAAGGGCAAGGCCAGCTACTCCAACGCCGGTGACGAGCTCGACGTGGTGGCCCCCGGCTCCAGCGTGCTGTCGACCTACAACTCCTCCAGCTCCTCCTACAGCTCGCTGAGCGGCACCTCGATGGCCACCCCCCACGTCTCGGGCGCCCTTGCCCTGGCCTGGAGCTGCGCGCCGTCCGGCACCACCAACGCCGACGTCCGGGACGCCATGGAAGCCACCGCCGAGGACCTCGGCACCCCCGGCTGGGACCGCAGCTACGGCCACGGCCTGGTCCGGGTCGACCTGATGGTCGACGTGCTCTGCGACGGCGACACCGGCGGCGGCCCGACCAACACCGCCCCGACCGCGGCGTTCACCACGACCACCGACGAGCTGACCGTGGACGTGGACGGCACTGCCTCCAGCGACGCCGACGGTGATGCCCTGACCCACTCCTGGGACTTCGGGGACGGCACGACCGCCACCGGTGCGACCGCCAGCCACACCTACGCGGCTGACGGCACCTACACCGTCACCCTGACCGTCGACGACGGGACCGACACCGACACGACCTCGGCCACCGTCACCGTCGAGGCCGCTGACCCGGGCGGCGACCCCGACCCCTCGACCCCCAACCTGACGTCCGGCCAGACCGTTCAGGTCACGCTGTCGGGCAGCGGCGACGAGGCGTTCTACAAGATCGCCGTGCCGGCTGGCGCCAACAGCGTCACCGTGACGATCGACGGGCCGTCCTGTGGACTGTTCGGCTGTGCCTTCGACGCCGACCTGTACACCCGCGACGGCGCCCGCCCGACCGACTCCGCCTACGACTGCCGTCCGTACCAGGGTGGTTCCGACGAGACCTGTACCGACACCTCCCCGACCGCGGGGTACCTGTACGTGCGGGTCGACGCCTACTCCGGCTCCGGGACGGTCGACCTGACCGCGACCGTCAGCTGA
- a CDS encoding class I SAM-dependent DNA methyltransferase: MWPAAEFGDAWADVYDAVFADLDTDAEHAVAALSTDLADGAGVLELGVGTGRLAIPLAATGLHVTGVDSSARMLAGLAAKAGGDAVRGVLGDMVDPPVEGPFDLVLIAFNTLFALPDQDRQVACVGAAARGLADGGRLVVEAAVPQPWRFADGDHDPVTQTVRSVRVVPDDTGVRTLPLNMRYAWPSEVDLMARLAGLSRVRRSGGWAGEPFDDLSTRHVTTYRKDPTT; encoded by the coding sequence GTGTGGCCGGCGGCGGAGTTCGGCGACGCGTGGGCCGACGTCTACGACGCCGTCTTCGCCGATCTCGACACCGACGCCGAGCACGCCGTCGCGGCACTGAGCACGGACCTCGCAGACGGGGCCGGGGTGCTGGAGCTGGGGGTGGGCACCGGCCGCCTCGCCATCCCGCTGGCCGCGACGGGACTGCATGTCACGGGTGTGGACAGCTCGGCGCGCATGCTCGCCGGACTGGCGGCCAAGGCGGGCGGCGACGCGGTCAGGGGGGTGCTGGGCGACATGGTCGACCCGCCCGTCGAGGGGCCGTTCGACCTCGTCCTCATCGCATTCAACACGTTGTTCGCGTTGCCCGACCAGGACCGGCAGGTGGCGTGTGTCGGCGCCGCCGCGCGGGGGCTCGCCGACGGTGGGCGCCTGGTCGTGGAGGCCGCGGTCCCTCAGCCATGGCGATTCGCGGACGGCGACCACGACCCGGTGACGCAGACGGTCCGGTCGGTGCGGGTTGTCCCCGACGACACCGGTGTCCGTACGCTGCCCCTCAACATGCGCTACGCCTGGCCCAGCGAGGTCGACCTGATGGCGCGGCTGGCTGGCCTGTCCCGTGTCAGGCGGTCGGGCGGCTGGGCCGGCGAACCCTTCGATGACCTGTCCACGCGACACGTCACCACCTACCGAAAGGACCCCACGACATGA
- a CDS encoding enoyl-CoA hydratase/isomerase family protein translates to MKLEVVDGIHLLTLDEASQVINDTTVAAWNDALATVAASEGPTALVVTGEGKTFNQGLDLPFIGGLGEAFPDFIRDVHQLFGRLLRVDVPTIAAMNGHTIAGGAMLALCMDLRIMRSDRGWFRLPEVELQMPFTTVMDSLVSSRIPQPAQHRMMVLGERVGGEGALAAGAVDAVAEGEDGPREAAMARAAELAQYRGPALTQIRTTRYGDLLASIDRDGDREHLFAP, encoded by the coding sequence ATGAAGCTCGAGGTTGTCGACGGCATCCACCTGCTGACGCTGGACGAGGCGTCGCAGGTCATCAACGACACGACCGTCGCCGCGTGGAACGACGCGCTGGCCACCGTCGCGGCGTCCGAGGGCCCGACTGCGCTGGTCGTCACGGGCGAGGGCAAGACGTTCAACCAGGGACTCGACCTGCCGTTCATCGGCGGCCTCGGCGAGGCGTTCCCCGACTTCATCCGGGACGTGCACCAGCTGTTCGGGCGGTTGCTGCGGGTCGACGTCCCCACGATCGCGGCGATGAACGGCCACACCATCGCCGGCGGCGCGATGCTGGCCCTCTGCATGGACCTGCGCATCATGCGGTCCGACCGTGGCTGGTTCCGGCTGCCGGAGGTGGAGCTGCAGATGCCGTTCACCACGGTCATGGACAGCCTGGTGTCGTCGCGGATCCCCCAGCCGGCGCAGCACCGGATGATGGTGCTCGGCGAGCGGGTCGGGGGCGAGGGTGCGCTGGCTGCCGGCGCCGTCGACGCCGTGGCCGAGGGCGAGGACGGCCCCCGAGAGGCCGCCATGGCGAGGGCCGCCGAGCTGGCGCAGTACCGCGGCCCGGCGCTGACGCAGATCCGCACCACCCGATACGGCGACCTGCTGGCCTCCATCGACCGCGACGGCGACCGCGAACACCTCTTCGCCCCCTGA